From one Lolium rigidum isolate FL_2022 chromosome 4, APGP_CSIRO_Lrig_0.1, whole genome shotgun sequence genomic stretch:
- the LOC124650308 gene encoding uncharacterized protein LOC124650308, producing MFGVVYSAIQDMAADGSLGSIRADADTSFSYLSSFEFIFILCLTKEIFEITEILGQAFQKKSQDIVNAVRLVSSTKECLQELRSDDGYQQFIDTVIEFCVSHSIDIPDFEETYILRGGRARHQPDQFTKEHYFRVEIFRATLDTQLFELNRRFNAKVMDLLSTSATLIPRNKFKGFKASDICEMVKKYYPADFPQDIYGLQQQLKHFVLDASKDEELKKISTLIDLCRCLVETGRHIIYNLIDRLLRLLITLPVSTASAERAFSSLKIIKTRLRNKMEDENLANNMLVHIEGAILEDYKYDDVIFDFKSIKDRAADL from the coding sequence ATGTTTGGTGTTGTTTATTCTGCTATCCAAGATATGGCAGCTGATGGATCACTTGGGTCAATACGGGCAGATGCAGACACTTCTTTTAGCTACCTGTCATCCTTTGAGTTCATATTTATcctatgtttgacaaaggaaatatTTGAGATAACTGAAATACTTGGCCAAGCTTTTCAGAAGAAGTCACAAGATATTGTAAATGCTGTTCGCCTAGTATCCTCAACAAAAGAGTGTCTTCAAGAGCTAAGATCAGATGATGGCTACCAACAATTCATTGACACTGTTATTGAATTTTGCGTAAGCCACTCCATTGACATTCCTGACTTTGAGGAAACATACATCCTGCGTGGTGGCCGTGCACGTCATCAGCCTGATCAGTTCACCAAGGAGCATTACTTTCGAGTGGAAATTTTCCGTGCAACGTTGGACACTCAACTATTTGAATTGAATCGAAGGTTCAACGCGAAGGTAATGGATCTTTTATCTACTAGTGCCACTTTGATTCCTAGAAACAAATTCAAAGGGTTCAAAGCTAGTGATATATGTGAGATGGTGAAAAAGTATTACCCGGCAGATTTCCCGCAAGATATTTATGGATTACAACAACAACTGAAACATTTTGTTTTGGATGCTTCCAAAGATGAGGAGTTGAAGAAAATATCAACCTTGATTGATCTTTGCCGATGCCTTGTGGAGACGGGAAGACATATTATCTACAATTTGATTGATAGATTACTCCGTTTGCTTATTACTCTTCCAGTTTCTACGGCAAGCGCTGAACGTGCATTTTCCAGTTTGAAGATTATTAAAACAAGGTTGCGCAATAAGATGGAAGATGAAAATCTGGCCAATAACATGTTAGTTCACATAGAGGGTGCTATTCTGGAGGATTACAAGTATGATGATGTCATTTTTGATTTTAAAAGCATCAAGGATCGGGCAGCTGACTTGTAG
- the LOC124648618 gene encoding transcription repressor OFP13-like, translating into MVRKQPLSSLFYAVNPANQDATPPSSPPTPTATPQAWMWPSCKHPTTSSFRSPSASASAAAKNAAAASLFLDSAESSSFTNSSARMHHDCAASDSLSTESEPSAAAAEDTADAIVRGLRSDRLRFEPRARSSSILEKKPGPGRGRGHAAAGPFGGGVPLALDSADPYVDFRASMEEMMASRGMGCAGDWDWLERMLGWYLRANGKDTHAAIVAAFVDLVVATTAAGCASGSSSFTLAGSDRESGSAGNGSFRRLRRTKSSVSG; encoded by the coding sequence ATGGTGAGGAAGCAACCACTGAGCTCTCTCTTCTATGCCGTCAACCCGGCGAACCAAGACGCTACTCCACCATCGTCACCTCCCACTCCGACGGCCACCCCGCAGGCATGGATGTGGCCTTCCTGCAAGCACCCGACAACCAGCTCCTTCCGCTCACCGTCCGCTTCTGCGTCGGCAGCCGCCAAGAACGCCGCGGCCGCGTCCCTCTTCCTGGACTCCGCGGAGTCCTCCTCCTTCACCAACTCCTCCGCGCGCATGCACCACGACTGCGCCGCGTCCGACAGCCTCTCGACCGAGTCGgagccctccgccgccgcggccgaggACACCGCCGACGCCATCGTCCGCGGCCTCCGTTCCGACCGCCTCCGCTTCGAGCCCCGCGCTCGCTCCAGCTCAATCCTGGAGAAGAAACCCGGGCCTGGGCGTGGGCGCGGCCACGCGGCGGCGGGGCcgttcggaggcggcgtcccgctgGCCCTGGACTCCGCGGACCCGTACGTTGACTTCCGGGCGTCGATGGAGGAGATGATGGCGTCGCGCGGCATGGGTTGCGCGGGCGACTGGGACTGGCTGGAGAGGATGCTGGGGTGGTACCTCCGCGCCAACGGCAAGGACACCCACGCCGCCATCGTCGCCGCGTTCGTCGACCTGGTGgttgccaccaccgccgccggctgCGCGTCCGGCAGCTCCTCCTTCACGCTCGCCGGGAGCGACCGGGAGAGTGGCAGCGCCGGCAATGGGTCTTTCCGTCGTCTGAGGCGGACCAAATCGTCCGTGTCAGGCTAG